CGCCCGCCGGACCACGCGACCAGCAAGAAACAGGAGCCAGTTGGTAAGCCAGGCAGGAGGTATCCCAAAGCAGCGACCGGGGATACCGCACGCAGCTCACCCCAGCTGGTGGCACCGCGCCAGCCGCGCAAGCCACCCTCATTCAAACTATTCAGCGCCCAAACGCTGGTGCACTACAGCCTGCACTTTGCTTTCCCGGCCGTGTTGGCGCTGGTGTTTTTTCCCTTGATGTGGCAAACGGCTTACCTGATTATGCTGGCCACGATGCTCATTGACCTGGACCACCTGCTGGCCAAACCCATCTTCGAACCGCGGCGCTGCAGCATCGGGTATCATCCGCTGCACTCTTTTTACGCCGTGCCGGTGTACGCCTTGCTGCTGCTGCTGCCCGCCACGCAAATTGTCGCCGTGGGCATTCTGTTCCACCTGTTCACGGATACGGTGGATTGCCTGTGGAGCTTCCGCCACTGCCACGAGTGCTACCTCAACTCCCGAATCTATGCCGTGCGCAGCTGGGTGCGGAAGCGATTGGGCCGGAAGGCAATGGATTAGCCTATTTGCACGCCTGCACCAGCGCCGTCACGCTCAGCGTGGCCGTGGCATCGGTGGTGTAGTTGTCGTTGTTGACGCACACGAACAGTTGGCGGGTGCCGGGTGGCAAGGTAATGGGCCGGGTTTCCTGGGGTGTATTCAACGCGGCGCGCAGGCAGGCCTGGGCGTTCGCAATGGTGCCTTTGGTGGCCAGAAACTGGTCGGCAGCTGCCGGGTCGGCGGTGATGTACCAGTGGCACTTGGTGCTGACCGTGGGCGGAGCGTTATTGCCCTGCCTGGTCAGGGCCGAGGCCGCGGTGCCCAGCAGGGCCGGGGCGGCCGTCCCGCCGCTGCCCACCACGGCGGCCACGGCCAGCGCCGTGGACCACGACACCGGCGGCTGCCCCTCGTCGCGCACATCAAGTTTATAAACAATGCCCACCGTGCCGTCGGGAATATCCACCGTGAACACCTTGCGGCTGGTGTGCATGCAGTTGCTGCAATGAATGGTGGCATTGCTCAGCGGCAGCGCGTCCTGCATTACCGAGCGGCACTTGATTTCGCGGCCGTCTTCGCGCCAGCTTTTGTAGTCCGCCTGCTGCTGGCCGTTTACGTAGGTGCCGCGAAAGCTGGGCTGGCCGTTTTGATGCCAGCCGCAGCAAATACCCGTGGGTTTGTCAGGGCCTTCGCTGGCCAGCTTGCCTTCCCACTGTTTCTTCCACGAAGGGTAATAATAGTTGCGCACGGTTCCTATGGCTTTACCCGCCGCGTCGTGGTGGGCAATCCGGGCATAGGCTACCTCCTCCAAGGTTTCGGTGCGCTCCCAGTCGCGGTCGAAATACACGGTATCGGCGGGGGGCAAACTCACGGCCGCCGGCTTGGGCCGTTGGGCCAGCGCGGGCAGGCAAAACAGAAAGAACAGGGCGTAAAGAGCGTAGTGTTTTATCATCGTATGAAAGCAGGTAGAATTAAGCGGATTGCGGTCGGTAAATATAGCAGTCTGTTTTTTTGGATAGTATGCCTGGCCGACCTCCGGGGTTAAGCCCGCCCTAATGGAGATGCCGGGCGGCCGAACTGGTTTGCTGGCTGCCGGGCGGACCTGATTAAGGTCACGCAGAATGGCGGTATTAATCATGGTGGCAGGACGGCTCCGCTGCGACTTTTACTTGGTCTTGCAATACCGCTCAAGCCATCTCCACAGTAGCATTTGCAGAGCCCACTCTTCACTGTTTCCGACCATGCGAACCGCCTTCTTCTTACTTATGGGTTTGCTTTCGACGGCCGATTGCATGGCGCAAACGGCTCCGCTGGGCGGTGGACTTTATAAATCCGCCGAGGACTTTCGTCAGCACCGCCTCACGCTGGCGGTGAACTGCCAGACTGAAACCCATAAGCTGCGCCTGCACGAATTCAGTGGCAAGCCTTACGTGACGGTCGTGCACGGGGGCAAACCCTACCAGGTAGCCAAAGACAGCCTGTTCGGCTACCGCGACTGCGACGGGCACGAGTACCGGTTCGCGGCACGCAACGAGCATTACCCCATCCTGAATCCCGGCGAGGAATTGCTGCTTTATAAGGTAGAACAGCCCGCCGTGGGGAAGAACCCTGGCTCCGTGCGGCTGTATTTCAGCCCGACGGCCGCCGCGCCCATTCAGCCCCTGACGCGGCTGGCCGTCAAACAGGCCTTCCCGACAACCACCGCTTTCATGATTTGCTCGATGCTCAGCTCCCGCCGGGTACTGACCTGACCGCCTACGACCAGATGCACCACATGACCAAACTCAACTGGCTGCTGCGGCAAAGCCGGCCGCAAACGTCGGCGCAATAAGGCGAAGTGCGGGCGGAAGATGTCACACTATTTCCCGTGCGTTAAAAAGGTAGTAAGTCCGAAGCGTTTTGCACAAGCACAACAGGCCGGCCCTCATAATTGGATTGTCCGCTTTCTCAAGAAACTTAGGTTCCATAATAGTTAATTATCGGACCTAAGTTTTGACTACCTTTGGAGCGCACTTGCAGCCCCATATTTTGCAATTGCAAAAAACCAGATGGTACCAACGGGAAAGAAGAACCTACCGGCCGTGACCGGTGAGCTGCCGGCCCTGGCGCTGGCCAACGACCTGGCCGGGCAAGTCGCGCCCAACGTCGGGCGCTACCTGACCCTGGGCCTCGAAGGCGCGGACAACACCCGCCTGGCGTACTCGGCCGACCTGCGCAGCTACGAAGCCTTCTGCGCCGCGCACGAGTTCACGCCTTGGCCGGCCGCCGTGGCCACGCTCGCCAGCTACGTGGCGCACCTGGCCGACATCCCGCGCAAGCTGGCCACCATCAACCGGCACCTGGCCGCCATCGAGAAAAACCATCAGCTGCTCGGGCTGCCCTCCGCCATCAGCGCGCCGGCGCTGGACGTACTACGCAAGGGCGTGGCCCGCGCCGTGG
This is a stretch of genomic DNA from Hymenobacter sp. DG25B. It encodes these proteins:
- a CDS encoding DUF6122 family protein gives rise to the protein MPPLLVFRLIPYVAAALTLVLAGCRSAVIVPQFSAAAGYRAPLPAQRFDTVAAGTAHNCATTPQRRINAEAWPRVVRPPDHATSKKQEPVGKPGRRYPKAATGDTARSSPQLVAPRQPRKPPSFKLFSAQTLVHYSLHFAFPAVLALVFFPLMWQTAYLIMLATMLIDLDHLLAKPIFEPRRCSIGYHPLHSFYAVPVYALLLLLPATQIVAVGILFHLFTDTVDCLWSFRHCHECYLNSRIYAVRSWVRKRLGRKAMD
- a CDS encoding toxin-antitoxin system YwqK family antitoxin, translating into MIKHYALYALFFLFCLPALAQRPKPAAVSLPPADTVYFDRDWERTETLEEVAYARIAHHDAAGKAIGTVRNYYYPSWKKQWEGKLASEGPDKPTGICCGWHQNGQPSFRGTYVNGQQQADYKSWREDGREIKCRSVMQDALPLSNATIHCSNCMHTSRKVFTVDIPDGTVGIVYKLDVRDEGQPPVSWSTALAVAAVVGSGGTAAPALLGTAASALTRQGNNAPPTVSTKCHWYITADPAAADQFLATKGTIANAQACLRAALNTPQETRPITLPPGTRQLFVCVNNDNYTTDATATLSVTALVQACK